The nucleotide window GCCCATTTCCTGTTTCAAAAAGTGACTCAACTCTTCAAAAAAgctaaatagaaaaaagacaaaacaaaaataaaaacaggcTGCAGCTTCAAATTTTGCTCGAGTGGATTGAAGAAGCAGATCCCACGAGAGATGAGAAAAGGTGCTCTGACAATTCTATTTCTTCCCTTGGCATTAGGCCTTTGCATGGGACATAATTTGTGAGTAAAGCTTCCTCAAAAGcctactcttttttctttttttttgtctttgttcAAAAGAGGCCTAACGTAAAACGAATGTCGAGAACGAGACTCACATTACGAATGTAAGGATAAATGCTCTACCAGTGAAGCTATAAGTCCCGTGAAGTAGAAAAGCTTTACATCTCTACCATCCTCCAACTTACATGCCTAAAACCTAATTTGTGTCAAATTTTGGGtctgattttctttttgggtgaacattgttattatatgaaaataCGGCCCATAAGATAGCCCACCAGGCCAAGTGACGAGCTAAGCCCACAACAAAATTCACACATCAAATCAAAGCGCGATTTTCGCACCGCAAACCGCAGCTCAAAACGCGGCAGAGCAGAGGAAGACGAACGAAAAAACGGACGATGCCTGAAGAGAAGCAACCGGCGATGACGAAATGCGATCGGCTGCAAAACGCATTGATGGATTGCCACAGGCGGATTGGGCCGGGTCTGGCTCGCGAGGCGGCGTGCCGGCACTTGAACCGGGGTCTGGCGGAGTGCCTGGTGTCAGTGGCGTGCCCGGAGGAGTGGGAAGCGGTTCGGAGCCTGTGCGGTAGTGGAGGAACGAGTCTGAAGCGGTCGCAGTGCCAAGAGGCTCAGCTCTCGCTCTCAGTCTGCCTCTCCTCTCACCAACACCAACGCAACAACCCAAATGCAGAATAgaagat belongs to Prunus persica cultivar Lovell chromosome G4, Prunus_persica_NCBIv2, whole genome shotgun sequence and includes:
- the LOC18778383 gene encoding uncharacterized protein LOC18778383, with product MPEEKQPAMTKCDRLQNALMDCHRRIGPGLAREAACRHLNRGLAECLVSVACPEEWEAVRSLCGSGGTSLKRSQCQEAQLSLSVCLSSHQHQRNNPNAE